In the Bacteroidales bacterium genome, one interval contains:
- a CDS encoding serine hydrolase, producing the protein MNRFSFIIFMLLFGASVVTSCRKDEVKRPATIDCPIQDNPDFKTNPKSDQYQALIDEYVGKGLPGVILLIKDPEGFYIGSSGMADIKEGIKMQPCHVSKIASITKFMIGVSIMRMQEKGQLSLDDPISKYIPQNTLDQIENCDQNLTIRNLMNHTSGIYDVIDDQGFYLQVLNNPSRHWKQEDLLKYVFGKPALFSFNPADTAGYSNTNYVLLSMIMEEASGKTHDKVLHEEVIDFLGLTDTYYFWHDPLPEDRIVQGYYDLYNNGNLENLTNWNTGSGNAYGGVYSTVWDMYLFANALFVQKSLLNDESLNQMLQFHHTIESRKHLGVSCYQDFIDIGAANDFAWGHRGRDLSYSADLFYFPHHDAVMSLIVNYGTDGDTPLKSVFNEMRDKIAVLITQP; encoded by the coding sequence ATGAATCGATTCAGTTTTATCATATTCATGTTGTTATTTGGCGCTTCTGTTGTTACTTCCTGCAGAAAGGATGAAGTGAAACGGCCCGCAACCATTGATTGCCCGATCCAGGATAACCCCGATTTCAAGACTAATCCGAAATCTGATCAGTACCAGGCTTTAATCGATGAATATGTCGGTAAAGGCCTGCCCGGAGTGATCCTTTTGATTAAGGACCCGGAAGGGTTCTATATTGGATCATCAGGAATGGCAGATATAAAAGAAGGAATAAAGATGCAACCCTGCCATGTCTCAAAGATTGCAAGCATCACTAAATTCATGATAGGGGTATCAATTATGAGGATGCAGGAAAAGGGCCAGTTGTCACTGGATGATCCTATAAGTAAATACATCCCTCAGAATACCCTTGATCAGATTGAAAACTGCGATCAGAACCTTACCATCCGTAATCTGATGAACCATACTTCCGGCATTTATGATGTGATCGACGATCAGGGCTTTTACCTCCAGGTACTGAATAATCCTTCCAGGCATTGGAAACAGGAGGATCTGTTAAAATATGTTTTTGGGAAGCCGGCTTTGTTTAGTTTCAATCCGGCCGATACCGCAGGATATTCGAATACTAATTATGTTTTGTTGAGTATGATTATGGAAGAAGCCTCCGGGAAAACTCATGATAAGGTACTACATGAAGAAGTGATCGATTTCCTTGGGCTGACAGATACCTATTATTTCTGGCACGATCCTTTGCCGGAAGACCGGATCGTACAGGGTTATTACGACCTTTATAATAACGGGAACCTCGAAAACCTGACCAATTGGAATACCGGAAGTGGCAATGCTTATGGCGGCGTTTATTCTACAGTTTGGGATATGTACCTGTTTGCAAATGCACTCTTTGTTCAGAAAAGCCTGTTAAATGATGAATCCCTTAACCAGATGCTGCAATTCCACCACACCATTGAATCGCGTAAACACCTTGGGGTGTCTTGCTATCAAGACTTTATCGACATTGGAGCAGCAAACGATTTCGCATGGGGCCATCGGGGCAGGGACTTAAGTTATAGTGCTGACCTGTTTTATTTCCCCCATCACGATGCTGTAATGTCACTGATTGTAAACTACGGAACGGATGGCGACACTCCCTTAAAGTCCGTTTTTAATGAAATGCGCGATAAAATAGCCGTGTTAATCACTCAGCCATAA
- a CDS encoding prolipoprotein diacylglyceryl transferase, which yields MTLFIIGLKLFSFPMNEWLDIILHKVNPATQKIFLPGGLLFAAIGLLILKNYLKLKGSILDTVIWGLPLLGIVQRTGCLLNGCCYGMPANLPWSVHYPALSEPWHHHIESGLIQADASASLAVHPTQLYYIIGYIIVLLLLLKIGKSIKRPGNLALSGFLMLGILRFVIEFFREPNTGKWFHFIFFGINSIQWTILLVSIIAAIYLFKREKQIPASVPGSLQFKDFPFRRSLLLLLSTLLIWNARAILIFPEYFLLVLLLTICLLISIWEVLQKGVPLKFRYPVFIVFFIAVFTMSQTIPDTTLLLTPKNVVKKWISLDAGFSGGQYDRINYSCSGNETSRQSSAYSNWSTGIGFHHSDWKGNHVQAGLKFARMNDYTLQGDQVRYLTTTVAPFIKVDFRKIGFGGGYALQWGENRVGLPIIMLRLGNKDKFFFDANLMENYSLLGVPGIWQVGFGSSFGPSHQNLFRFGISSIEGKTIGYVSGAFDVTRNLGVVTNLGLGNTIHGSLGLQYRFNLKKE from the coding sequence ATGACCCTGTTCATCATAGGACTGAAACTGTTTAGCTTCCCGATGAATGAATGGCTGGACATTATCCTGCATAAGGTGAATCCTGCGACACAAAAAATCTTTCTGCCCGGTGGTTTGCTATTTGCTGCGATAGGGTTATTGATCCTGAAAAACTACCTGAAACTGAAAGGTTCTATACTCGATACGGTCATATGGGGATTGCCACTATTGGGAATTGTACAGAGAACCGGCTGCCTGCTGAATGGCTGCTGCTATGGAATGCCAGCTAATCTGCCCTGGTCCGTTCATTACCCGGCATTATCTGAACCCTGGCATCATCATATCGAAAGTGGACTCATTCAGGCAGATGCGTCAGCTTCATTAGCAGTCCATCCAACCCAGCTGTACTACATTATTGGATATATCATAGTCCTTCTTTTGTTGTTAAAGATTGGGAAAAGCATCAAAAGGCCCGGGAATCTTGCACTTTCAGGATTTTTAATGTTAGGAATACTAAGGTTTGTCATTGAGTTTTTCAGGGAACCCAACACCGGGAAATGGTTTCACTTTATTTTCTTTGGCATCAATAGTATTCAATGGACAATTTTGCTGGTTTCTATTATCGCAGCCATTTACCTGTTCAAAAGAGAAAAACAGATACCTGCTTCGGTTCCCGGCTCATTACAGTTTAAGGATTTCCCTTTTCGAAGGAGCCTTCTGCTTCTGCTTTCAACTCTTTTAATCTGGAATGCCCGCGCTATCCTCATTTTCCCTGAGTACTTCCTGCTAGTGCTATTGTTGACCATTTGCCTGCTGATTTCTATTTGGGAAGTTTTACAAAAAGGGGTTCCTCTGAAGTTCCGCTACCCCGTCTTCATAGTCTTTTTCATAGCCGTTTTTACCATGAGTCAGACAATACCCGATACAACTCTTTTACTGACTCCCAAAAATGTTGTTAAAAAATGGATCAGTCTCGACGCCGGATTCAGCGGCGGGCAATATGACCGGATTAATTATAGTTGTAGTGGAAACGAAACAAGCAGGCAAAGTTCAGCTTATTCCAATTGGTCAACAGGGATTGGTTTTCATCATTCTGATTGGAAAGGCAATCATGTTCAGGCAGGGTTAAAATTTGCAAGGATGAATGATTATACCTTGCAAGGTGATCAGGTAAGATACCTCACAACAACCGTTGCTCCTTTTATTAAAGTTGATTTCAGGAAGATTGGATTTGGCGGGGGATATGCACTTCAATGGGGAGAGAACCGTGTAGGTTTGCCCATAATTATGTTAAGACTTGGAAACAAGGATAAGTTCTTCTTTGATGCGAATCTCATGGAAAACTATTCTTTATTGGGTGTCCCGGGAATCTGGCAAGTTGGATTCGGAAGCAGCTTTGGTCCTTCACATCAAAACCTTTTCCGGTTTGGGATCTCTTCAATTGAGGGAAAAACAATTGGATATGTTTCAGGTGCTTTCGATGTTACCAGGAACCTGGGAGTGGTCACAAACCTCGGACTGGGAAATACAATTCATGGTTCATTGGGATTGCAGTATCGGTTTAATTTGAAAAAAGAATAG
- a CDS encoding SDR family oxidoreductase translates to MAIILVTGANRGIGFEICRQLSGLGHDVIISARDPEKCKAAAEQLSAEGFVVTPFALDVNSEADIQSLFSWIKEKYGKLDVLINNAAIMLKPDHSLLNNEDALLLQTLQTNALSPLVLCRKLIPLMQAGSRIIMMSSGGGSMVDPVGGWSPAYCVSKSLLNAITRQLAYELSEKRILVNAMCPGWVKTEMGGPSAPRSVQKGAETAVWLSTIQHLESGKFWRDMKIIPW, encoded by the coding sequence ATGGCAATAATACTGGTTACTGGTGCCAACAGGGGTATCGGGTTTGAAATTTGCCGGCAATTATCTGGCTTGGGTCATGATGTGATCATAAGTGCCCGTGATCCTGAAAAATGCAAGGCGGCAGCAGAGCAGCTTTCTGCTGAAGGTTTTGTTGTTACTCCTTTTGCACTGGATGTGAATAGCGAGGCGGATATTCAATCCCTTTTTAGCTGGATTAAAGAAAAATACGGCAAATTGGATGTACTGATCAACAATGCAGCCATCATGCTTAAACCTGACCATTCCCTGTTAAATAATGAAGATGCCTTGCTGTTACAGACCTTACAGACCAATGCACTTTCTCCCCTTGTGTTGTGTCGGAAATTAATACCCCTGATGCAAGCAGGTAGCAGGATCATCATGATGAGCAGTGGGGGAGGCAGTATGGTAGATCCTGTGGGGGGATGGTCACCCGCATATTGTGTTTCGAAATCATTATTGAACGCTATTACCAGGCAACTTGCATATGAGTTATCTGAAAAGAGAATACTCGTGAATGCCATGTGTCCCGGATGGGTTAAAACCGAAATGGGGGGACCTTCTGCCCCAAGAAGTGTTCAGAAAGGAGCTGAAACTGCTGTCTGGCTTTCAACAATTCAACACCTGGAAAGTGGGAAATTCTGGCGTGATATGAAAATCATCCCCTGGTGA
- a CDS encoding polysaccharide deacetylase family protein, giving the protein MNYRLTLFYFLLSFGFLSQAQTNKICFTIDDLPLSRLSKYNPDEHKSITTGILSSLKEYQIPAIGFVNENKLMVNEQTDKNRKDLLVQWLENGMELGNHTYSHPDYNNVNFEVFKEEISKGQIITDELCTQFHRPVRYFRHPYLHRGNSKSKVDSLERHLKAIGLIEAPVTIDNSEWIFASAYDSAKLSGNTGLMEIIGKEYVDYMESKLHHFEKQSQELFGRNISHILLIHANALNGDYLDELAAMLLRNQYSFVSLEDILKDPAYQSEDTYYKSNGISWLHRWAITRGYKKDFFIGEPTTPDFIKKLARVEYE; this is encoded by the coding sequence ATGAACTATCGTTTAACCTTATTCTATTTTTTGCTCAGTTTTGGCTTTTTGTCGCAGGCGCAAACCAATAAGATTTGCTTTACCATCGACGATCTTCCACTCTCCCGATTAAGTAAATACAATCCTGATGAGCATAAATCAATCACTACAGGAATACTATCTTCATTAAAAGAATATCAAATTCCGGCCATCGGCTTTGTTAATGAGAATAAGCTCATGGTGAATGAGCAAACAGACAAAAACAGAAAGGATTTATTGGTCCAATGGCTTGAGAATGGAATGGAACTGGGTAATCATACTTATTCGCATCCCGACTACAACAATGTAAATTTTGAAGTCTTTAAGGAAGAAATCAGCAAAGGGCAAATTATTACTGATGAATTATGTACACAGTTCCACCGGCCTGTCAGGTATTTCAGGCATCCTTACCTGCACAGGGGTAACAGTAAGTCTAAAGTGGATTCACTGGAACGACACCTGAAAGCAATCGGGTTAATTGAGGCTCCTGTGACGATCGACAATTCAGAATGGATTTTTGCCTCTGCCTATGATAGTGCTAAATTATCCGGTAATACAGGGTTGATGGAAATCATTGGAAAGGAATATGTGGATTATATGGAATCCAAACTTCATCACTTTGAAAAACAGAGCCAGGAATTATTTGGCAGAAACATCAGCCACATCCTTCTCATCCATGCCAATGCTCTCAATGGGGATTACCTGGATGAACTTGCGGCTATGCTCCTTCGCAACCAATATTCTTTTGTAAGCCTGGAAGATATCCTGAAAGATCCTGCCTATCAGTCGGAGGATACTTATTACAAATCCAATGGGATTTCCTGGTTGCATCGCTGGGCTATTACCAGGGGATATAAAAAAGATTTTTTCATCGGAGAACCGACGACCCCGGATTTCATTAAGAAACTGGCCCGTGTTGAATATGAATAA
- a CDS encoding methylglyoxal synthase: MKASKRIALVAHDNCKKDMVEWVEWNWESLINHELICTGTTGILVEETLKKKIHDEKGLRFPIRLLRLKSGPFGGDQQLGAMISEGKVDILIFFWDPMQPHPHEVDVKALERISVLYNIPTACNRSTADFLISSPLLEHPYERSMRDYSSYFSRKIEI, encoded by the coding sequence ATGAAAGCATCAAAACGGATTGCCCTTGTGGCTCATGATAATTGCAAAAAAGATATGGTAGAATGGGTGGAGTGGAACTGGGAGTCACTTATCAATCATGAACTGATTTGCACCGGTACTACGGGCATCCTTGTGGAAGAGACTTTGAAGAAGAAAATACATGATGAAAAAGGCCTTCGGTTTCCGATCAGGCTTCTCCGTCTCAAATCAGGGCCATTTGGTGGAGATCAGCAGTTAGGGGCAATGATTTCAGAAGGCAAAGTGGATATTTTGATTTTCTTCTGGGACCCCATGCAACCTCATCCTCATGAAGTTGATGTAAAAGCCCTGGAGCGCATCTCCGTGCTTTATAATATCCCGACAGCCTGCAACCGGTCCACAGCTGACTTTCTCATCTCTTCTCCTTTATTGGAACATCCTTATGAACGAAGCATGCGTGATTATTCTTCCTATTTCTCAAGGAAAATTGAGATATGA
- the ssb gene encoding single-stranded DNA-binding protein, which yields MNTLRNNVKLLGRLGQDPEIRILEKGNKVANFSLATGDKYKDKDGNQKDQTEWHNIVAWGNLAERCEKYLKKGKEVLIDGRLTHRSWEDKNGVKHQTTEVVVNELLFIGTKQEEKQ from the coding sequence ATGAACACGTTACGTAACAATGTCAAATTGCTTGGCCGTTTAGGCCAGGATCCGGAAATCCGCATTTTGGAAAAAGGGAATAAAGTGGCTAATTTCTCGCTTGCCACAGGGGATAAATACAAGGACAAAGACGGAAATCAAAAAGATCAGACGGAATGGCACAATATTGTTGCCTGGGGTAACCTTGCTGAACGCTGCGAAAAATACCTCAAGAAAGGAAAGGAAGTCCTTATCGATGGACGTCTCACACATCGCAGCTGGGAAGATAAGAATGGTGTAAAACACCAGACAACAGAAGTCGTGGTGAATGAACTGTTGTTTATTGGCACCAAGCAGGAAGAAAAGCAATAG
- a CDS encoding lipocalin family protein codes for MNKNTPTVVSSVDLERYAGKWYEIASYPVSFQKDCYCIQADYTLTDKGYVRVFNSCKKGSINGKPGSISGKAFVVEGTNNAKLKVQFFWPFKAPYWIIGLADDYSWAIVSGPSRKYLWILSRTPQMNPEVYEMLLEKLKNDGFDLQKLKKGVQGCD; via the coding sequence ATGAATAAAAATACTCCAACCGTAGTTTCCTCAGTCGACCTCGAACGTTATGCCGGTAAATGGTATGAAATAGCCTCATACCCTGTCTCATTTCAAAAGGATTGTTATTGCATTCAGGCAGATTATACCCTTACTGACAAAGGATATGTCAGGGTGTTTAATTCCTGCAAAAAAGGCAGCATCAATGGGAAACCGGGTTCAATCAGTGGTAAGGCTTTCGTTGTAGAAGGAACGAATAATGCAAAACTAAAGGTCCAGTTTTTCTGGCCATTCAAAGCCCCATACTGGATCATCGGACTGGCAGATGATTATTCATGGGCAATTGTTTCCGGCCCCTCAAGGAAATATTTATGGATTTTAAGCAGAACCCCGCAAATGAACCCTGAAGTGTATGAAATGCTGTTGGAAAAATTAAAAAATGATGGTTTCGACCTTCAAAAACTCAAAAAAGGAGTGCAGGGTTGTGATTAA
- a CDS encoding PhoH family protein encodes MPVKTVSKAKQKKIFVLDTSVILYNHNAINSFDDNDVAIPITVLEELDNFKKGNDNINFEAREFIRIIDKLSDKRTLSRWIALPKSKGGKFRVIMNESSELDARVVFGDNKPDHRILNAALSLSVEHKDCKVILVSKDVNLRLKAKALNLSAEDFLTGKIKDVEGLYTGKTTIEGLPSKVIDSIYQNGWCEPSEIGITQPIANHYYILKNTKNSALGFYNQVTNRIERIDKKPAYRIMPRNAEQVFALHAIMNPAIKLVTLQGVAGTGKTLLALAGAMEQRRDFKQIYLARPIVPLSNKEIGFLPGDIKEKIGPYMEPLYDNLKFIQSQYGEKDKEAKVVTDSLQNEKLVVTPLAYIRGRSISNVFFIVDEAQNLTPHEVKTIITRAGENTKIVFTGDIYQIDTPYLDAQSNGLSYLIDKIKHHPLYAHVRLEKGERSELANLANDLL; translated from the coding sequence ATGCCCGTAAAAACTGTTTCAAAGGCCAAACAAAAAAAGATCTTTGTTCTCGATACCAGTGTTATATTATATAACCATAATGCTATCAATAGTTTCGATGATAACGATGTTGCTATCCCTATAACTGTTCTCGAGGAACTGGACAATTTCAAAAAAGGAAATGACAACATCAATTTTGAGGCCCGTGAATTCATCCGGATCATCGATAAATTATCGGATAAGAGAACATTAAGCCGCTGGATAGCCCTGCCCAAATCAAAAGGTGGCAAGTTCAGGGTGATTATGAATGAATCCAGCGAATTGGATGCCCGGGTAGTATTTGGGGATAACAAGCCTGATCACAGGATCCTGAATGCGGCACTTTCACTCTCAGTAGAACATAAGGACTGTAAAGTTATCCTTGTTTCAAAAGATGTGAACCTTCGGTTAAAGGCAAAGGCTCTGAATTTATCGGCTGAGGACTTCCTGACAGGTAAGATTAAAGATGTTGAAGGTCTTTATACTGGCAAAACAACAATTGAAGGGTTGCCTTCAAAAGTGATTGATTCCATTTATCAGAATGGCTGGTGTGAACCTTCGGAAATAGGAATCACACAACCGATAGCAAATCATTACTATATCCTAAAGAATACCAAGAATTCAGCTTTGGGATTCTATAACCAGGTTACCAACCGTATCGAAAGAATAGATAAAAAGCCCGCATACCGGATCATGCCCAGGAATGCTGAGCAGGTTTTTGCACTGCATGCCATTATGAATCCTGCAATTAAACTGGTGACCCTACAAGGGGTGGCCGGAACAGGAAAAACATTGCTGGCTTTGGCAGGTGCGATGGAGCAACGCAGAGATTTCAAACAGATCTATCTTGCCCGTCCCATCGTTCCTTTAAGTAATAAGGAGATAGGTTTCCTTCCGGGAGATATCAAGGAAAAGATTGGCCCCTATATGGAACCACTCTATGATAACCTGAAATTCATTCAAAGTCAGTATGGGGAGAAGGATAAAGAAGCCAAAGTGGTAACTGATTCCTTGCAAAATGAGAAACTCGTTGTAACTCCATTGGCTTATATCCGGGGCAGAAGCATTTCCAATGTATTTTTTATCGTGGATGAAGCCCAGAATCTGACCCCTCATGAGGTGAAAACAATCATAACACGTGCCGGGGAAAATACCAAAATTGTATTTACAGGTGACATCTACCAAATCGATACTCCATACCTCGATGCACAGAGTAATGGTTTATCCTATCTCATTGATAAGATCAAGCACCATCCTCTCTACGCCCACGTAAGACTGGAAAAAGGGGAGCGCTCTGAACTGGCGAACCTGGCGAATGATTTGCTGTAA
- a CDS encoding PorP/SprF family type IX secretion system membrane protein: MNSFTSKKNSILFAVLLFTTLSGIGTLQAQDPIFSQFYNNPIYYNPGYIGLNPGFRARFNYRDQWTGIPEDFKTYNFSLDVAERALPGSGGLGLLVLSDKAGTGLIKASNVGIGTAARVPLQENMVAQVGFMVSFVQKSINWDALVFPDQLHPRYGNIYPTAFDIPDKNRVTYPDFSVGGVYRFAETGTSIAGIQGTVGVAVNHVFQPNESFLNLDARLPRKLVINGDLVLEVDRGRSSSYRNYRNSGSFKFNPGFIYEKQADFSTYSMGLNILKSSVYLGAWFRSQTFDFGNVNDAVFAIGINAPFNRETRMKIMYSYDYIITELRTAARSSHEISIVWEFDQFSMFGGSSNGGFNPGYRGGRVREMECCPF; the protein is encoded by the coding sequence ATGAATTCTTTTACCAGCAAGAAAAACAGCATTCTGTTTGCTGTACTGCTCTTCACAACTCTATCAGGGATTGGAACCCTCCAGGCTCAGGATCCCATTTTCTCCCAATTCTATAACAACCCAATCTACTATAATCCAGGGTATATAGGGCTTAATCCGGGTTTCAGGGCCAGGTTCAATTACAGGGACCAGTGGACTGGTATACCAGAAGATTTCAAGACCTATAATTTCTCGTTGGATGTTGCTGAAAGGGCACTGCCGGGTTCCGGTGGATTGGGATTACTGGTTTTATCCGATAAAGCAGGTACAGGCCTTATCAAGGCAAGTAATGTAGGAATTGGAACAGCTGCAAGGGTTCCACTTCAGGAAAACATGGTAGCCCAGGTAGGTTTTATGGTTTCTTTTGTACAGAAATCCATCAACTGGGATGCATTGGTTTTCCCTGATCAGCTTCACCCGAGGTATGGAAATATCTATCCTACTGCCTTTGATATTCCTGATAAGAATCGTGTAACCTATCCCGACTTTTCAGTGGGAGGTGTTTACCGCTTTGCTGAAACAGGTACAAGTATTGCCGGTATCCAGGGTACTGTAGGTGTTGCCGTGAACCACGTATTTCAGCCCAACGAATCATTCCTAAACCTTGATGCCCGTCTTCCAAGGAAATTGGTGATCAATGGCGACTTAGTTCTTGAAGTAGATCGCGGAAGATCTTCATCCTACAGAAATTACAGGAACTCGGGGTCTTTTAAGTTCAATCCCGGATTCATCTATGAAAAACAGGCTGATTTCTCTACCTACTCAATGGGTTTGAATATCCTTAAATCCTCAGTTTACCTGGGTGCCTGGTTCCGTAGTCAAACTTTCGATTTCGGCAATGTTAATGATGCTGTTTTTGCTATTGGTATCAATGCCCCTTTCAATCGTGAAACCCGGATGAAGATCATGTACAGTTATGATTATATCATTACTGAGCTTCGGACAGCTGCACGTTCTTCACATGAGATCAGTATCGTATGGGAATTTGACCAGTTCAGCATGTTTGGAGGTAGCTCCAATGGCGGCTTCAACCCGGGATACCGTGGTGGAAGAGTCAGGGAAATGGAGTGCTGCCCGTTCTAG